From one Rhizobium sp. CIAT894 genomic stretch:
- the gor gene encoding glutathione-disulfide reductase codes for MSSYDYDLFVIGGGSGGVRGARVAASLGKKVAIAEEYRYGGTCVIRGCVPKKLFVYASQFHEHFEDAAGFGWTVGESSFDWKKLVAAKDAEITRLEGLYKKGLAGAKAEILETRAELVDAHTVRLVKTGQTVTAKTIVIATGGRPNPHAALPGHELCISSNEAFHLEDLPKSIVIAGGGYIAVEFANIFHGLGVETTLIYRGAEILSRFDEDLRRGLHEAMVAKGIRILCHDTMQKVSKGQNGLVVETLNSGTLQADVVMLALGRDPNTEGLGLDAAGVAVDERGAIIVDDYSRTNVENIYALGDVTNRVQLTPVAIHEAMCFIETEYKNNPTRPDYELIPTAVFSQPEIGTVGLSEEEAGKRYAALEVYRAQFRPLKATLSGRTERMIMKLIVDAASRVVVGAHILGHDAGEMAQLLGITLKAGCTKDDFDRTMALHPTAAEELVTMYAPSYRIRDGQRV; via the coding sequence ATGTCTTCCTACGACTACGACCTCTTCGTCATCGGCGGCGGTTCCGGAGGCGTGCGCGGCGCGCGTGTCGCCGCCTCGCTCGGCAAAAAGGTGGCGATCGCCGAGGAGTACCGCTACGGCGGCACTTGCGTCATCCGCGGCTGCGTGCCGAAGAAGCTCTTCGTCTATGCCTCGCAGTTCCACGAGCATTTCGAGGATGCGGCTGGCTTCGGTTGGACGGTCGGCGAAAGCAGCTTCGACTGGAAAAAGCTGGTGGCCGCCAAGGATGCCGAAATCACCAGGCTGGAAGGCCTCTACAAGAAGGGGCTTGCCGGCGCCAAGGCCGAGATCCTGGAAACGCGTGCCGAACTCGTCGACGCCCACACGGTGCGGCTTGTGAAAACGGGGCAGACGGTGACGGCAAAGACGATCGTGATCGCCACCGGCGGACGACCGAACCCGCACGCGGCCCTTCCCGGCCACGAGCTCTGCATCTCCTCCAACGAGGCCTTTCATCTCGAAGACCTGCCGAAATCGATCGTGATCGCAGGCGGCGGCTATATCGCCGTCGAGTTCGCCAATATTTTCCATGGCCTCGGCGTCGAGACGACGCTGATCTATCGCGGTGCCGAGATACTGTCGCGCTTCGACGAGGATCTGAGGCGCGGGCTGCATGAGGCGATGGTTGCCAAGGGCATCCGCATCCTCTGCCACGACACGATGCAGAAAGTTTCGAAGGGGCAGAACGGGCTCGTGGTGGAGACGCTGAACAGCGGCACGCTGCAGGCCGATGTCGTCATGCTGGCGCTCGGGCGCGATCCGAACACGGAAGGCCTCGGCCTCGATGCGGCCGGCGTCGCCGTCGACGAGCGCGGCGCGATTATCGTCGACGACTATTCCCGCACGAATGTCGAGAACATCTATGCGCTCGGCGATGTCACCAACCGGGTACAGCTGACGCCGGTGGCGATCCACGAGGCGATGTGCTTCATCGAAACCGAGTACAAGAACAATCCGACCCGGCCGGATTACGAGCTGATCCCGACCGCCGTCTTCTCGCAGCCGGAGATCGGTACCGTCGGCCTCTCGGAAGAGGAGGCGGGCAAGCGTTACGCTGCGCTTGAGGTGTATCGGGCACAGTTCCGGCCGCTGAAGGCCACGCTTTCCGGCCGGACCGAGCGGATGATCATGAAGCTGATTGTCGATGCGGCGAGCCGCGTGGTGGTGGGCGCCCATATCCTCGGCCATGATGCAGGCGAGATGGCGCAGCTGCTCGGCATCACTCTGAAGGCCGGCTGCACCAAGGACGATTTCGACCGGACGATGGCGCTGCATCCGACAGCGGCCGAAGAGCTCGTCACCATGTATGCGCCGAGCTATCGCATCCGAGACGGCCAGCGCGTCTGA
- a CDS encoding GGDEF domain-containing protein, whose product MNTAVAPKVQVPDVAGQITYAMRSMGVAPIPRNYELFYEAYIGSNPALTRELAALGSQVTQAELDALGAQYFTTSPVRVFDDAHSRISGELDGLLRILRQEQSSLESYTRLLGETHKRITSKSNASVELIENAIELLSQATGDTMAHGERTVEDVVQRSQEMDQVRKELDEYKRIANTDSLTRLSNRRAFDERLAAVFNNPGMRPVTALLLADIDNFKKINDTYGHPVGDKILATVASVIRSNVRRDVFVARAGGEEFALIIDGNTAEEITAIAERIRRTLETTPFKNSRTRVNYGPITVSIGICMASSAEDAGELYSKTDIALYGAKNAGRNCTILYQDGMQKDFTKSWLIYKT is encoded by the coding sequence ATGAATACGGCTGTCGCGCCCAAGGTGCAGGTTCCCGACGTTGCGGGCCAGATCACCTATGCCATGCGCTCGATGGGCGTTGCGCCGATACCCCGCAATTACGAACTCTTCTACGAGGCCTATATCGGCTCCAATCCGGCGCTCACCCGGGAACTTGCAGCCCTCGGCTCCCAGGTGACCCAGGCCGAACTCGACGCGCTCGGCGCGCAATATTTCACCACGAGCCCGGTCCGCGTCTTCGACGACGCCCATTCCCGCATATCGGGCGAACTGGATGGCCTGTTGCGGATCCTGAGACAGGAGCAGAGTTCGCTGGAAAGCTATACAAGGCTGCTCGGCGAGACTCACAAGCGCATCACCTCCAAGAGCAATGCCAGCGTCGAACTGATCGAAAACGCCATCGAACTTTTGAGCCAGGCGACCGGAGACACTATGGCGCATGGCGAACGCACCGTCGAGGACGTCGTCCAGCGCTCCCAGGAGATGGACCAAGTCCGCAAGGAACTCGACGAATACAAGCGCATCGCCAACACCGATTCGCTGACGCGCCTTTCCAACCGCCGCGCCTTCGACGAGCGCCTCGCCGCCGTCTTCAACAATCCCGGCATGCGGCCGGTGACGGCGCTGCTGCTCGCCGACATCGACAACTTCAAGAAGATCAATGACACCTACGGCCATCCGGTCGGCGACAAGATCCTTGCCACCGTCGCCTCCGTCATCCGCAGCAACGTCCGGCGCGACGTCTTCGTCGCCCGCGCCGGAGGCGAGGAATTCGCCCTCATCATCGACGGCAATACCGCAGAGGAAATCACGGCTATCGCCGAGCGCATCCGCCGCACGCTGGAAACGACCCCGTTCAAGAATTCCCGTACGCGGGTGAACTATGGCCCGATCACCGTCTCGATCGGCATCTGCATGGCCTCCAGCGCCGAAGATGCGGGCGAGCTTTACAGCAAGACCGACATCGCCCTCTACGGCGCCAAGAATGC
- a CDS encoding HAD family hydrolase, with protein MTPAPVRPALIVFDLDGTLLDTHADLVESLNHTIAALGLEAVSYDDLTHLVGHGARVMIERACRLRGHPLESDALPPLVERFVAHYAGNMPGRTEPYPGLVAAMDRLKSAGYRLAVCTNKMESLALGLLDKLDLTGYFAAITGGDSFEYRKPDARHLTRTIDRAGGDIARTVMIGDSINDIAVARNAGVPSIAVPFGYSDVPVSNLDPDMIITHYDELTPDLVERLLREYAVKVAV; from the coding sequence TTGACCCCTGCTCCCGTTCGCCCGGCGCTTATCGTCTTCGATCTCGACGGCACCCTTCTCGACACCCACGCGGACCTGGTCGAAAGCCTCAACCATACGATCGCAGCCCTTGGCCTGGAAGCGGTCAGCTATGACGACCTTACCCATCTCGTCGGCCATGGCGCGCGGGTGATGATCGAGCGCGCTTGCCGGCTGCGCGGCCATCCGCTCGAAAGCGACGCCCTGCCGCCGCTGGTCGAGCGTTTCGTCGCTCATTATGCCGGCAACATGCCCGGCCGTACGGAGCCCTATCCCGGCCTGGTCGCCGCGATGGACAGGCTTAAATCCGCCGGTTACCGCCTCGCCGTCTGCACCAACAAGATGGAAAGCCTGGCGCTCGGCCTGCTCGACAAGCTCGATCTCACCGGCTATTTCGCCGCCATCACTGGTGGCGACAGCTTCGAATACCGCAAACCCGACGCCCGCCACTTGACCCGCACCATCGACCGCGCCGGCGGCGACATCGCCCGCACCGTGATGATCGGCGACAGCATCAACGACATCGCCGTCGCCCGGAACGCCGGCGTGCCGTCGATCGCCGTGCCCTTTGGTTATTCCGACGTGCCGGTCTCCAACCTCGACCCGGATATGATCATCACCCATTACGACGAGCTGACGCCGGATCTGGTGGAGAGGCTGTTGCGGGAATATGCGGTGAAAGTCGCGGTCTGA
- the fumC gene encoding class II fumarate hydratase translates to MTATRTETDTFGPIDVAADRYWGAQAERSLGNFKIGWEKQPLSIVRALGIVKQAAARANMALGQLDPALGKAIVDAAQEVIEGKLDEHFPLVVWQTGSGTQSNMNANEVISNRAIEMLGGVMGSKQPVHPNDHVNMSQSSNDTYPTAMHIACAERIAHHLLPSLKHLHAALDMKVTEFSHIIKIGRTHTQDATPLTLGQEFSGYAAQVGSAIKRIEMTLPGLCELAQGGTAVGTGLNAPVGFAEKVAEEIAAITAMPFVTAPNKFEALASHDSMVFSHGAINAAAAALFKIANDIRLLGSGPRAGLGELALPENEPGSSIMPGKVNPTQCEALTQVCIHIFGNHAALTFADSQGHFELNVYNPMMAYNFLQSVQLLADAAVSFTDNCVVGIEAREDNIKAGLERSLMLVTALAPKIGYDAAAKIAKTAHKNGTTLKEEALASGLVSAEDYDAIVRPETMIGPK, encoded by the coding sequence ATGACCGCAACCCGCACCGAAACCGATACTTTTGGCCCGATCGATGTCGCCGCCGACCGATATTGGGGCGCCCAGGCCGAGCGTTCGCTCGGCAATTTCAAGATCGGCTGGGAAAAGCAACCGCTGTCGATCGTGCGTGCGCTCGGCATCGTCAAGCAGGCGGCGGCCCGCGCCAACATGGCGCTCGGCCAGCTCGACCCGGCGCTTGGCAAAGCCATCGTCGATGCCGCCCAGGAGGTGATCGAGGGCAAGCTCGACGAGCATTTTCCGCTTGTCGTCTGGCAGACCGGTTCGGGTACGCAGTCCAACATGAACGCCAATGAAGTGATCTCCAATCGCGCTATAGAAATGCTCGGCGGCGTCATGGGTTCCAAGCAGCCAGTACATCCGAACGATCACGTCAATATGAGCCAGTCGTCGAACGACACCTACCCGACGGCGATGCACATCGCCTGCGCCGAACGGATCGCCCATCACCTGCTGCCATCCCTGAAGCACCTGCATGCCGCCCTCGACATGAAGGTCACCGAATTCAGCCACATCATCAAGATCGGCCGCACCCACACCCAGGATGCGACGCCGCTGACGCTCGGCCAGGAATTTTCCGGTTATGCCGCCCAGGTCGGCTCCGCCATCAAGCGCATCGAAATGACCCTGCCCGGCCTCTGCGAACTCGCCCAGGGCGGCACCGCCGTCGGCACCGGCCTCAATGCGCCGGTGGGTTTTGCCGAAAAGGTTGCCGAAGAAATCGCCGCCATAACAGCCATGCCCTTCGTCACCGCGCCAAACAAATTCGAGGCGCTCGCCTCGCATGACAGCATGGTCTTTTCCCATGGCGCCATCAACGCGGCCGCCGCCGCCCTCTTCAAGATCGCCAACGACATCCGCCTGCTCGGCTCCGGCCCCCGCGCCGGTCTCGGCGAACTGGCGCTGCCGGAAAACGAACCCGGCTCCTCGATCATGCCTGGCAAGGTCAACCCGACCCAGTGCGAGGCGCTGACGCAGGTGTGCATCCACATCTTCGGCAATCACGCGGCGCTAACCTTCGCCGACAGCCAGGGCCATTTCGAACTCAACGTCTACAATCCAATGATGGCCTATAATTTCCTGCAGTCGGTGCAGCTGCTCGCCGACGCCGCCGTCTCCTTCACCGACAATTGCGTCGTCGGCATCGAGGCGCGCGAAGACAACATCAAGGCCGGCCTCGAACGCTCGCTGATGCTGGTCACAGCCCTCGCTCCGAAAATCGGCTACGACGCCGCCGCCAAGATCGCTAAGACCGCCCACAAGAACGGCACGACGCTGAAGGAAGAGGCGCTTGCGAGTGGGCTGGTCTCGGCGGAAGATTACGATGCGATCGTCCGGCCGGAGACGATGATCGGGCCGAAATAG
- a CDS encoding acylphosphatase, whose protein sequence is MPDRSNAVRVRISGKVQGVGFRMWTRNEAVRLGLTGWVRNQEDGAVVALLAGPDTAISTMIERFSRGPAGSSVTGVETDAVELETSPTDFSITG, encoded by the coding sequence ATGCCCGATCGTTCCAACGCTGTCCGAGTGCGGATATCCGGCAAGGTCCAGGGTGTCGGCTTTCGCATGTGGACGCGCAACGAGGCGGTGCGGCTCGGTTTGACGGGCTGGGTTCGCAATCAGGAGGACGGGGCCGTCGTCGCGTTGCTCGCAGGACCCGATACCGCCATCTCGACAATGATCGAACGTTTCAGCCGCGGACCGGCGGGGTCATCGGTCACGGGCGTCGAGACTGACGCAGTCGAGCTTGAGACGAGCCCGACGGATTTCAGCATTACCGGTTGA
- the rpiA gene encoding ribose-5-phosphate isomerase RpiA yields MDAREMKIKAAEAALAHVESGMRLGIGTGSTAEEFVRLLAEKVAGGFRVEGVPTSERTARLCVELGVPLKSLDELPALDLTIDGADEVDQALRLIKGGGGALLREKIVAAASERMIVIADESKLVDTLGAFALPIEVNPFGLVSTRIAIEKVAARLGLSGELGLRQSGDGEFTTDGGHHIIDASFGRIPDAEALSSELNSIPGVVEHGLFINMAALAIIAGPAGARTLQKNR; encoded by the coding sequence ATGGATGCCCGCGAAATGAAGATCAAGGCCGCCGAGGCCGCACTCGCCCATGTCGAAAGCGGAATGCGTCTCGGCATCGGCACGGGCAGCACGGCGGAAGAATTCGTCCGCCTGCTGGCGGAGAAGGTCGCGGGCGGCTTCAGGGTCGAAGGCGTTCCGACGTCTGAAAGAACGGCGCGGCTCTGCGTCGAACTCGGTGTTCCCTTGAAGTCACTCGATGAACTGCCGGCACTCGATCTGACGATCGACGGCGCCGACGAGGTCGATCAGGCGCTGAGGCTGATCAAGGGCGGCGGCGGCGCGCTGCTGCGCGAAAAGATCGTCGCGGCCGCTTCCGAGCGGATGATCGTCATCGCCGACGAGAGCAAGCTGGTCGACACGCTCGGCGCCTTCGCGCTGCCGATCGAGGTCAACCCGTTCGGTCTCGTCTCGACGCGGATCGCGATCGAGAAAGTTGCGGCCCGGCTCGGTCTTTCCGGCGAACTCGGTCTTCGCCAGTCCGGTGACGGAGAGTTTACCACGGATGGCGGCCATCACATCATCGATGCATCTTTTGGCCGCATTCCTGATGCAGAGGCGCTTTCGAGCGAGCTGAATTCCATACCCGGCGTCGTCGAACACGGGCTCTTTATCAATATGGCGGCACTTGCGATCATTGCCGGTCCTGCGGGTGCGCGCACACTGCAGAAAAACAGATAA
- a CDS encoding murein L,D-transpeptidase, which translates to MTFVLKSAASALAISCGVAVMSAAPAHAYTLMDMLRGDRQRTQSTIFMDQAPGRPVPRGAVGGSLGGLDPEAPLPKVSGPRYYTYKAETLQFVDTSKFADPVVTGAVADVSASGDASAEPAVQRRFLAQAKVRANADVAKALEAYYADSGNPLVWVEGSQINERAKSVMAALADAASVGLDPADYAVQTPAIDPANPDPAARDRALTQFELELSAKVLAFVQDTVRGRIDPNKISGYHDFQRKTVNLAPVLKLVRMSPDAGAYIASRSPDGPQFEALKAELAKLRAADGGNEERIVVSLDKLLKPGESSPEIANIVKAIGKHGSETLKTDHAATLAAYTGSADYSPEIVSLVEDFQKERGLKADGVIGQATVRAMTGGDSNASKIDKLDVAMEQARWLPEDLGSRYVMINQPAFMAYYHNDGKEQLSMRVVVGGKNNQTYFFDDEIETVEFNPFWGVPQSIIINEMLPKLRSDPNYLDQLGYEVEVNGHAVASSSVDWYGSTDNVSVRQPPSSDNALGELKILFPNSHAIYMHDTPSKSFFKRDMRALSHGCVRLSNPRAMAAAVLGTTVDDVAKQIATGQNHAVKVPQKIPVYVSYFTAWPNKDGVVEYFDDVYGRDAYVDKAFDTTSKARGAQI; encoded by the coding sequence ATGACGTTCGTTTTGAAAAGCGCGGCATCCGCATTGGCAATTTCCTGCGGCGTGGCAGTTATGAGTGCCGCACCCGCGCATGCTTATACACTGATGGACATGCTGCGCGGCGACAGGCAGCGGACCCAAAGCACCATCTTCATGGATCAGGCGCCCGGCCGTCCGGTGCCGCGTGGCGCGGTCGGCGGTTCGCTGGGCGGGCTCGATCCGGAAGCGCCGCTGCCGAAGGTGAGCGGCCCGCGTTACTACACCTATAAAGCCGAGACGCTGCAGTTCGTCGATACCAGCAAGTTTGCCGACCCCGTCGTCACCGGCGCGGTCGCCGATGTTTCGGCAAGCGGCGATGCAAGCGCCGAACCCGCCGTGCAGCGCCGTTTCCTGGCGCAGGCCAAGGTGCGCGCCAATGCCGACGTCGCCAAGGCGCTGGAAGCCTATTACGCCGATAGCGGCAATCCGCTCGTCTGGGTCGAAGGCAGCCAGATCAACGAACGTGCGAAGTCAGTGATGGCGGCACTTGCCGATGCCGCTTCCGTCGGTCTCGACCCTGCCGACTACGCCGTTCAGACGCCGGCGATCGATCCGGCCAATCCCGATCCCGCCGCCCGCGACCGGGCGCTGACGCAGTTCGAGCTCGAACTCTCGGCCAAGGTGCTGGCCTTCGTGCAGGATACGGTGCGCGGCCGCATCGATCCCAACAAGATCTCCGGCTATCACGACTTCCAGCGCAAGACGGTCAATCTGGCGCCGGTGCTGAAGCTTGTCCGCATGAGCCCCGATGCCGGCGCCTATATTGCCAGCCGGTCGCCCGATGGTCCGCAGTTCGAAGCGCTGAAGGCGGAGCTCGCCAAGCTGCGCGCCGCCGATGGCGGCAATGAGGAGCGAATCGTTGTTTCGCTCGACAAGCTGCTGAAGCCCGGTGAAAGCTCGCCGGAGATCGCCAATATCGTCAAGGCGATCGGCAAGCATGGCTCCGAAACGCTGAAGACCGATCACGCGGCAACGCTTGCGGCCTATACAGGTAGCGCCGACTATTCGCCCGAAATCGTCTCCCTGGTCGAGGATTTCCAGAAGGAGCGTGGACTGAAGGCCGATGGCGTCATCGGCCAGGCGACAGTGCGCGCCATGACCGGCGGCGATAGCAATGCCTCGAAGATCGACAAGCTCGATGTCGCGATGGAGCAGGCGCGCTGGCTGCCGGAGGACCTCGGTTCCCGCTACGTCATGATCAACCAGCCGGCCTTTATGGCCTACTACCACAATGACGGCAAGGAACAGCTGTCGATGCGCGTCGTGGTCGGCGGCAAGAACAACCAGACCTATTTCTTCGACGACGAGATCGAGACGGTCGAGTTCAACCCGTTCTGGGGCGTGCCGCAGTCGATCATCATCAACGAGATGCTGCCGAAGCTGCGCTCGGACCCGAACTATCTCGACCAGCTCGGTTATGAGGTCGAGGTGAACGGCCATGCCGTCGCCTCATCGAGCGTCGACTGGTACGGCTCGACCGACAATGTGTCGGTGCGCCAGCCGCCGAGCAGCGACAATGCGCTCGGCGAACTGAAGATCCTGTTCCCGAACAGCCACGCGATCTATATGCACGACACGCCGTCGAAGAGCTTCTTCAAGCGCGACATGCGGGCTCTGAGCCACGGTTGCGTGCGCCTGTCCAATCCGCGCGCGATGGCAGCAGCTGTGCTCGGCACGACGGTCGACGACGTCGCCAAGCAGATCGCCACCGGGCAGAACCATGCTGTGAAGGTGCCGCAGAAGATCCCCGTTTACGTCTCCTACTTCACTGCCTGGCCGAACAAGGATGGCGTGGTCGAATATTTCGACGACGTCTATGGCCGCGACGCCTATGTCGACAAGGCTTTCGACACGACGAGCAAGGCGCGTGGGGCGCAGATCTGA
- a CDS encoding DUF2059 domain-containing protein, producing MMNIAGLGRLAAATVVLSGLAFGSAVKAQEVSEEQLKASRAAIDAIGATAQFDNILPGLAERLKAGLIQDSPNYQDVISSTVDAQALKLAPRRGDLEKEAALTYAKTFTTDELKAIADFYNSDVGKKLLRDGPVASRETAKAADIWAQGISRDLEKQSNAELSKVIKAPPPATDSPTAPAAAPAPAAQ from the coding sequence ATGATGAACATTGCAGGTCTTGGCCGTCTTGCTGCTGCGACCGTCGTTCTTTCCGGGCTTGCCTTCGGCTCCGCCGTCAAGGCGCAGGAGGTCTCCGAGGAGCAGTTGAAGGCGTCTCGCGCGGCGATCGACGCCATCGGCGCCACGGCCCAGTTCGACAACATCCTGCCCGGTCTCGCCGAACGCCTGAAGGCCGGCCTGATTCAGGATTCGCCGAACTACCAGGACGTGATTTCGTCGACGGTCGACGCGCAGGCGCTGAAGCTGGCGCCGCGCCGCGGCGATCTCGAGAAGGAGGCGGCGCTCACCTATGCCAAGACCTTCACCACCGACGAACTGAAGGCGATCGCCGACTTCTATAATTCCGACGTCGGCAAGAAGCTGTTGCGCGACGGCCCGGTCGCTTCGCGCGAGACGGCGAAGGCTGCCGACATCTGGGCGCAGGGCATTTCCCGCGACCTGGAAAAGCAGAGCAATGCTGAGCTTTCTAAGGTCATCAAGGCGCCGCCGCCGGCAACCGACAGCCCGACCGCTCCGGCTGCAGCTCCCGCTCCGGCTGCCCAGTAA
- a CDS encoding fumarate hydratase codes for MADDLFPLGKDNTPYRKISDDHVSVDSFKGQEILTVEPEGIRLLAETAFADINHLLRPGHLKQLASILDDPEATDNDRFVAYDLLKNANIAAGGVLPMCQDTGTAIIMGKKGRRVWTEGEDTAALSKGVLDAYEKKNLRYSQLAPIKMFEEKNTKNNLPAQIDIYEEGTDSYDFLFVAKGGGSANKTFLYQGTPSLLTHDRMIDFLKEKILTLGTAACPPYHLAIVIGGTSAEMNLKTVKLASTRYLDELPTEGSESGHAFRDVEMEKEIHKLTQQMGVGAQFGGKYFCHDVRVIRLPRHGASLPIGLGVSCSADRQAKGKITRDGIFVEQLETDPSKYMPEIDEAKLSESTVRIDLNRPMAEVLAELSRHPVKTRLSLTGTIIVARDLAHAKIRERLEKGEGMPDYLKNHPVYYAGPAKTPVGYASGSFGPTTAGRMDSYVDQFQSFGGSMVMLAKGNRSRAVREACKKHGGFYLGSIGGPAARLAQDCIRKVEVFEYPELGMEAVWKIEVEDFPAFIVIDDKGNDFFQELNLG; via the coding sequence ATGGCTGACGATCTCTTCCCGCTCGGCAAGGACAACACCCCCTATCGCAAGATCAGCGATGACCACGTCTCGGTCGACAGCTTCAAAGGCCAGGAAATCCTGACTGTCGAGCCGGAAGGCATCCGCCTGCTTGCCGAAACCGCCTTCGCCGACATCAACCACCTGCTGCGCCCCGGCCACCTGAAGCAGCTTGCTTCGATCCTCGACGATCCCGAAGCAACGGACAACGACCGCTTCGTCGCCTATGATCTGCTGAAGAACGCCAATATTGCCGCCGGCGGCGTGCTGCCCATGTGCCAGGACACAGGCACGGCGATCATCATGGGCAAGAAGGGCCGCAGGGTCTGGACCGAGGGCGAGGATACGGCAGCACTCTCCAAGGGGGTTCTAGACGCCTATGAGAAGAAGAACCTGCGTTATTCGCAGCTTGCGCCCATAAAAATGTTCGAGGAGAAGAATACCAAGAACAATCTGCCGGCGCAGATCGATATCTATGAGGAAGGCACCGACTCTTACGACTTCCTCTTCGTCGCCAAGGGTGGCGGTTCGGCCAACAAGACCTTCCTCTACCAGGGCACGCCCTCGCTGCTGACACATGACCGGATGATCGACTTCCTTAAGGAGAAGATCCTCACGCTAGGGACGGCAGCCTGTCCCCCCTACCATTTGGCGATCGTCATCGGCGGCACCTCGGCTGAAATGAACCTGAAAACCGTCAAGCTCGCCTCGACCCGTTATCTCGACGAGCTGCCGACCGAAGGTTCCGAGAGCGGCCACGCCTTCCGAGACGTCGAAATGGAAAAGGAAATCCACAAGCTGACGCAGCAGATGGGCGTTGGCGCCCAGTTCGGCGGCAAGTATTTCTGTCATGACGTGCGTGTCATCCGCCTGCCCCGCCACGGCGCCTCGCTGCCGATCGGCCTCGGCGTCTCCTGCTCCGCCGATCGCCAGGCCAAGGGTAAAATCACCCGCGACGGCATCTTCGTCGAACAGCTTGAAACCGATCCGTCGAAATACATGCCAGAGATCGACGAGGCGAAACTGTCGGAATCGACCGTCCGTATCGACCTCAACCGGCCGATGGCCGAAGTGCTTGCCGAACTGTCGAGGCATCCGGTCAAGACGCGCCTGTCGCTCACCGGCACGATCATCGTCGCCCGCGACCTCGCCCATGCCAAGATCCGTGAAAGGCTGGAAAAGGGCGAAGGCATGCCCGATTACCTGAAGAACCACCCGGTCTATTACGCCGGTCCGGCCAAGACGCCTGTAGGTTACGCCTCCGGCTCCTTCGGCCCGACGACGGCCGGCCGCATGGATAGTTACGTCGACCAGTTCCAGTCCTTCGGCGGCTCGATGGTGATGCTTGCCAAGGGCAACCGCTCGCGCGCCGTTCGCGAGGCCTGCAAGAAACATGGCGGTTTCTACCTCGGCTCGATCGGCGGCCCCGCCGCCCGCCTCGCCCAGGACTGCATCCGCAAGGTCGAAGTGTTCGAATATCCCGAACTCGGCATGGAAGCGGTCTGGAAGATCGAGGTCGAAGATTTCCCCGCCTTCATCGTCATCGACGACAAGGGCAATGATTTCTTCCAGGAATTGAATTTGGGGTGA